From one Orcinus orca chromosome 10, mOrcOrc1.1, whole genome shotgun sequence genomic stretch:
- the DHX30 gene encoding ATP-dependent RNA helicase DHX30 isoform X1, producing the protein MDLKDSSPGFQLSLLARNVQPGLIQKRSGPAQAASVQTSPTPSSTHVCQPCPWRDHFSRLNVNISNMAASRDLLKEFPQPKNLLNSVIGRALGISHAKDKLVYVHTNGPKKKKVTLHIKWPKSVEVEGYGSKKIDAERQAAAAACQLFKGWGLLGPRNELFDAAKYRVLADRFGSPADSWWRPEPTMPPTSWRQLNPESIRPGGPGGLSRSLGREEEEDEEEELEEGTIDVTEFLSMAQQDSHTPLRDSRGGSFEMTDDDSAIRALTQFPLPKNLLAKVIQIATSSSTAKNLMQFHTVGTKTKLSTLTLLWPCPMTFVAKGRRKAEAENKAAALACKKLKSLGLVDRNNEPLTHAMYNLASLRELGETQRRPCTIQVPEPILRKIETFLNHYPMDSSWISPELRLQSDDILPLGKDSGPLGDPITGKPYVPLSETEELRLSQSLLELWRRRGPVWQEAPQLPVDPHRDTILSAIEQHPVVVIAGDTGCGKTTRIPQLLLERYVTEGRGARCNVIITQPRRISAVSVAQRVSHELGPSLRRNVGFQVRLESKPPARGGALLFCTVGILLRKLQSNPSLEGVSHVIVDEVHERDVNTDFLLILLKGLQRLNPALRLVLMSATGDNERFSRYFGGCPVIKVPGFMYPVKEHYLEDILAKLGKHQYPHRHRHHESEDECALDLDLVTDLVLHIDARGEPGGILCFLPGWQEIKGVQQRLQEALGMHESKYLILPVHSNIPMMDQKAIFQQPPVGVRKIVLATNIAETSITINDIVHVVDSGLHKEERYDLKTKVSCLETVWVSRANVIQRRGRAGRCQSGFAYHLFPRSRLEKMAPFQVPEILRTPLENLVLQAKIHMPEKTAVEFLSKAVDSPNIKAVDEAVILLQEIGVLDQREYLTTLGQRLAHISTDPRLAKAIVLAAIFRCLHPLLVVVSCLTRDPFSSSLQNRAEVDKVKALLSHDSGSDHLAFVRAVSGWEEVLRWQDRSSRENYLEENLLYAPSLRFIHGLIKQFSENIYEAFLVGKPSDCTLASAQCNEYSEEEELVKGVLMAGLYPNLIQVRQGKVTRQGKFKPNSVTYRTKSGNILLHKSTINREATRLRSRWLTYFMAVKSNGSVFVRDSSQVHPLAVLLLTDGDVHIRDDGRRATISLSDSDLLRLEGDSRTVRLLRELRRALGRMVERSLRSELAALPPCVQEEHGQLLALLAELLRGPCGSFDVRKTADD; encoded by the exons CTTCTAGGGACCTATTAAAAGAGTTTCCACAGCCCAAAAATCTTCTCAACAGTGTGATTGGAAGAGCCCTTGGCATCTCACATGCAAAAGACAAATTGGTCTACGTGCACACAAATGGACCAAAGAAAAAG aAAGTCACCCTCCACATAAAGTGGCCCAAGAGTGTGGAGGTAGAAGGCTATGGCAGCAAGAAGATCGACGCTGAGAGGCAGGCTGCGGCTGCGGCCTGCCAGCTGTTCAAG ggctggggtctgcTGGGTCCCCGGAATGAGCTGTTTGATGCAGCCAAATACCGTGTGCTAGCCGATCGCTTTGGCTCTCCGGCTGACAGCTGGTGGCGCCCAGAACCCACCATGCCACCTACTTCCTGGCGGCAGCTGAATCCTGAGAGCATCCGGCCAGGGGGACCTGGGGGCCTATCCCGCTCCTTGGGccgggaggaagaggaggatgaggAGGAAGAGCTAGAAGAGGGGACCATTGATGTCACTGAATTTCTGTCTATGGCCCAGCAGGACTCCCACACCCCACTCAGGGATTCGAG GGGGGGCTCCTTTGAAATGACAGATGACGACAGTGCTATTAGGGCTCTGACCCAGTTTCCGCTTCCCAAGAACCTTCTGGCCAAGGTGATTCAGATAGCAACATCGTCCTCCACAGCCAAG AACCTCATGCAGTTCCATACTGTGGGCACCAAGACCAAGCTGTCCACCCTCACCCTACTCTGGCCCTGTCCCATGACCTTTGTCGCCAAAGGGCGTCGCAAAGCAGAGGCAGAGAATAAGGCGGCAGCCCTGGCTTGTAAGAAACTGAAG AGCCTGGGCCTGGTGGACCGGAACAACGAGCCGCTCACCCACGCCATGTATAACCTGGCCTCCTTGCGCGAGCTGGGTGAGACCCAGCGCCGGCCGTGTACCATCCAGGTGCCTGAACCCATCCTCCGCAAGATAGAGACCTTCCTAAACCAC TACCCCATGGACAGTTCATGGATCTCCCCAGAACTCCGGCTGCAGAGTGATGACATCTTGCCCTTGGGCAAGGACTCGGGGCCGCTGGGTGACCCTATCACAGGCAAGCCCTACGTGCCCCTGTCAGAAACAGAGGAGCTGCGTCTGAGCCAGAGCCTGCTGGAGCTGTGGCGGCGGCGAGGGCCGGTCTGGCAGGAGGCCCCCCAGCTCCCTGTGGACCCTCATCGGGACACCATCCTCAGTGCCATCGAGCAGCACCCGGTGGTGGTCATCGCCGGGGACACGGGCTGTGGGAAGACCACGCGCATCCCCCAGCTGCTGCTGGAGCGCTACGTGACCGAGGGCCGAGGTGCTCGCTGCAACGTGATCATCACTCAGCCGCGCCGCATCTCGGCTGTGTCCGTGGCACAGCGGGTCAGCCACGAACTGGGCCCCTCCCTGCGCCGGAACGTGGGCTTCCAGGTGCGGTTGGAAAGCAAGCCTCCAGCCCGAGGTGGGGCTCTGCTGTTCTGTACCGTGGGCATCCTGCTACGGAAGCTGCAGAGCAACCCCAGCCTGGAGGGCGTGAGCCATGTAATTGTGGACGAGGTGCACGAGCGGGACGTGAACACGGACTTCCTGCTGATTCTGCTCAAGGGCCTGCAGCGGCTCAACCCGGCCCTGCGGCTGGTGCTCATGAGTGCCACAGGTGATAACGAGCGCTTCTCCCGCTACTTTGGTGGCTGCCCTGTCATCAAGGTGCCCGGCTTCATGTACCCTGTCAAGGAGCACTACCTGGAGGATATCCTGGCCAAGCTGGGCAAGCACCAGTACCCACACCGGCATCGGCACCACGAG tctgAGGATGAATGCGCTCTCGATTTGGACCTCGTGACTGATCTGGTTCTGCACATTGATGCCCGCGGGGAACCAG GTGGGATCCTCTGCTTCCTGCCTGGGTGGCAGGAGATCAAAGGAGTGCAGCAACGCCTCCAGGAGGCCCTGGGCATGCATGAGAGCAAGTACCTCATCCTGCCAG TGCACTCCAACATCCCCATGATGGACCAGAAGGCCATATTCCAGCAGCCTCCCGTTGGCGTGCGCAAGATTGTCTTGGCCACCAACATTGCTGAGACCTCCATCACAATCAATGACATTGTGCACGTGGTGGACAGCGGTCTGCACAAGGAGGAACGCTACGACCTGAAGACCAAG gtgtcCTGCCTGGAGACCGTGTGGGTGTCACGAGCCAACGTGATCCAGCGCCGGGGCCGGGCGGGCCGCTGCCAGTCAGGCTTTGCCTACCACCTGTTCCCGCGGAGCCGGCTGGAGAAGATGGCCCCTTTCCAGGTGCCGGAGATCCTGCGCACGCCCCTTGAGAACCTGGTGCTGCAAGCCAAGATCCACATGCCAGAGAAGACG GCAGTGGAGTTCCTCTCCAAGGCCGTGGACAGTCCAAACATCAAGGCGGTGGACGAGGCCGTGATCTTGCTCCAGGAGATCG GGGTGCTGGACCAGCGGGAGTACCTGACCACTCTGGGGCAGCGCCTGGCCCACATCTCCACTGACCCACGGCTGGCCAAGGCCATAGTGTTGGCTGCCATCTTCCGTTGCCTGCACCCGCTGCTAGTGGTCGTTTCCTGCCTCACCCGGGACCCCTTCAGCAGCAGCCTGCAGAACCGGGCGGAGGTGGACAAG GTGAAGGCACTGTTGAGCCACGACAGTGGCAGCGACCACCTGGCGTTCGTGCGGGCTGTGTCTGGCTGGGAGGAGGTGCTGCGCTGGCAGGACCGCAGCTCTCGTGAGAACTACCTGGAGGAAAACCTGCTCTATGCGCCCAGCCTGCGCTTCATCCACG GACTCATCAAGCAGTTCTCAGAGAACATTTATGAGGCTTTCCTGGTGGGGAAGCCCTCGGACTgcaccctggcctctgcccagtgCAACGAGTACAGTGAGGAGGAAGAGCTGGTGAAGGGTGTGCTGATGGCGGGTCTCTACCCCAACCTCATCCAG GTGAGGCAGGGCAAGGTGACCCGGCAGGGCAAGTTCAAGCCCAACAGTGTCACGTATAGGACCAAATCCGGCAACATCTTGCTGCACAAGTCGACCATTAACAG GGAGGCCACACGGCTACGGAGCCGATGGCTGACGTATTTCATGGCTGTTAAGTCCAACGGCAGCGTCTTTGTCCGGGACTCCTCCCAGGTGCACCCACTAGCTGTGCTGCTACTCACCGACGGGGACGTCCACATCCGTG ATGATGGGCGCCGGGCCACCATCTCCCTTAGTGACAGCGACCTGCTGCGGCTGGAGGGCGACTCACGCACTGTGCGGCTGCTGCGGGAGCTGCGCCGGGCCCTGGGCCGCATGGTGGAGCGGAGCCTGCGCAGCGAGTTGGCTGCACTGCCGCCCTGCGTGCAGGAGGAGCACGGGCAGCTGCTTGCGCTGCTGGCGGAGCTGCTGCGCGGGCCCTGTGGCAGCTTTGATGTGCGCAAGACAGCTGACGACTAA